In the genome of Hyphobacterium sp. CCMP332, one region contains:
- a CDS encoding SLC13/DASS family transporter, with product MEIQMFRVLSMALWMVIWWIGEVVPVPVTALLPMVLLPYLGVFSITQSTAPYANPIIFLFMGGFMIALALEKHKLHLRIALNILKLTGTSGDGIIMGFMISTALLSMWISNTATAVMMLPVALSVIELLSDNKNSGKDKKRERFALALMLCIAYAANIGGTMTLIGTPPNIVMAGYLKEILDYEIQFVQWLGIGMSVGITLLILTYFLLIKVLFPNKLEHIPNSEELIRKEIDDLGPISNAEWKVISIFSLTALAWIFKLQINSLIGADLLSDSATAMSGGLLMFIVPQSFKHSRFLLSWEDMKKLPWGILILFGGGMCLARSLEEVGLIQKVGQLVMEMQGVHIFIMVLLVTVLVLFLTEIMSNVALVTIFIPVAIGIAGGLNIDPLLLVVPATLASSCAFMMPISTPPNAVVFASGHIRMRDMMKTGWLLNLAASLVIALMAYFLVEIFS from the coding sequence ATGGAAATTCAAATGTTCCGTGTTTTATCCATGGCACTTTGGATGGTCATTTGGTGGATAGGGGAGGTAGTTCCGGTACCGGTTACGGCACTATTACCAATGGTGCTTTTGCCTTATCTGGGAGTATTTTCCATTACACAATCTACCGCACCCTATGCCAATCCGATCATTTTTCTTTTTATGGGTGGATTTATGATAGCATTAGCCCTGGAAAAGCATAAACTTCATCTTCGTATTGCTTTAAATATTCTCAAACTTACTGGTACTTCCGGGGATGGAATTATCATGGGATTTATGATCTCTACAGCACTTTTAAGTATGTGGATAAGCAATACCGCTACGGCGGTGATGATGCTTCCGGTGGCATTATCGGTCATAGAACTTTTAAGCGACAATAAAAATAGCGGAAAGGATAAAAAACGTGAACGATTTGCCCTGGCCTTGATGCTTTGTATTGCCTATGCGGCAAATATCGGTGGAACCATGACCCTAATCGGTACGCCTCCCAATATTGTTATGGCGGGTTATTTAAAAGAAATCCTTGACTATGAAATTCAATTTGTGCAATGGTTGGGTATAGGTATGTCAGTGGGCATTACGCTTTTAATCCTGACCTATTTTTTACTAATCAAAGTGCTTTTTCCAAATAAACTGGAACACATCCCCAATTCAGAAGAGCTTATAAGAAAAGAAATTGATGATTTGGGTCCAATAAGCAATGCTGAATGGAAAGTCATTTCTATCTTCTCACTAACGGCTTTGGCCTGGATATTTAAGTTACAGATAAATAGTCTTATCGGAGCGGACCTGCTTTCGGATTCTGCAACGGCCATGAGTGGCGGACTACTGATGTTTATTGTACCACAGAGTTTTAAACATTCCCGTTTTTTACTCTCATGGGAAGACATGAAAAAGCTGCCTTGGGGTATATTGATCCTTTTTGGTGGTGGCATGTGTCTGGCCAGGTCATTGGAAGAAGTTGGTCTGATACAAAAAGTAGGTCAATTGGTCATGGAAATGCAAGGCGTTCATATATTCATTATGGTCCTGTTGGTTACAGTTTTAGTATTATTTCTAACAGAAATAATGAGCAATGTAGCCCTGGTCACCATTTTTATTCCGGTTGCTATTGGAATAGCGGGTGGACTAAATATTGATCCGCTGCTTCTTGTAGTACCAGCTACATTGGCTTCTAGTTGTGCCTTTATGATGCCGATAAGCACACCTCCCAATGCGGTAGTCTTTGCTAGCGGTCATATCCGAATGCGCGACATGATGAAAACAGGCTGGCTGCTAAATCTTGCAGCATCACTGGTAATAGCGCTTATGGCTTATTTTTTGGTGGAAATTTTTAGCTGA
- a CDS encoding BamA/TamA family outer membrane protein has product MLKPHQIFFLCVGIFMAAKGFGSTLAKDSVPNDILIVRDIRIEGNKRTRPQIIYRELALESGDTIPRENLSLLLEKEVNKIFNTQLFNIVEVDYVLDGEYIDIWYTVIERWYIWPSFHLDLGDRNFNEWLLQRGAGAERLVYGLTFRDKNFRGRRENIKLKFQLGFTRKFEAFYDIPYVNKNRKTGMGFKVSYSDNNTVAFQVNDHKLEFVDSDELQRRRFYSTFYLVRRSEFYGQQSVELNYHQQWVGDTISALNPNYFGDSASKVEYFNLSYAYSWDRRNIAYYATKGYIIGVGIGKAGLGLLDDIDVWEMRLQGAKYFELGKKFYSSHYASTKISAPNSQPFFLYQGLGYGDDILRGFDLYVINGNHYVINKNELKYELFSFKKTFNFIPLDQFKVLPVKVFIKVFADLGYVDNRNTRDLNARFSNTFLSGYGIGIDVATFYDLVFRTEYAISQEGETNLFLNLQAAF; this is encoded by the coding sequence TTGTTAAAACCACATCAGATATTCTTTCTATGTGTAGGCATTTTCATGGCTGCAAAAGGGTTTGGTTCTACGCTTGCAAAAGATTCTGTTCCGAATGATATTTTGATCGTCAGGGACATTAGAATTGAAGGAAACAAACGCACAAGACCACAAATTATTTACAGGGAATTGGCCTTAGAAAGTGGCGATACCATTCCACGGGAAAACCTTTCGCTTTTATTAGAGAAAGAGGTCAATAAAATCTTTAATACGCAACTTTTCAATATTGTAGAGGTAGACTATGTGCTTGATGGTGAATACATAGACATTTGGTATACCGTCATTGAGCGCTGGTATATATGGCCTTCATTTCACCTTGATCTTGGTGATCGTAACTTTAACGAATGGTTGCTACAAAGAGGAGCCGGAGCAGAAAGGCTGGTCTACGGTCTTACCTTTCGCGATAAGAATTTTAGAGGAAGACGGGAAAATATCAAATTGAAATTCCAACTGGGTTTTACCAGGAAATTTGAAGCTTTTTATGACATACCCTATGTTAATAAAAACAGGAAAACCGGCATGGGATTCAAGGTCTCCTATTCGGATAACAATACAGTTGCTTTTCAGGTCAATGACCATAAACTGGAATTTGTAGATAGCGATGAGCTCCAGAGAAGGCGCTTTTATTCAACCTTTTATTTGGTGAGGAGAAGTGAGTTTTATGGTCAACAAAGTGTGGAGCTCAATTATCATCAGCAATGGGTAGGTGATACCATCAGTGCATTAAATCCCAATTATTTTGGGGATTCGGCATCGAAAGTAGAATATTTTAATTTGAGTTATGCCTATTCCTGGGATCGGAGAAATATTGCTTATTATGCCACAAAGGGATATATCATTGGCGTGGGCATAGGAAAAGCCGGACTAGGCCTTCTCGATGATATCGATGTTTGGGAAATGCGTCTGCAGGGTGCGAAATATTTTGAATTGGGAAAGAAATTTTATTCCTCGCATTATGCCAGTACAAAAATTTCAGCTCCAAATTCTCAACCCTTTTTCCTGTATCAGGGTTTGGGTTATGGCGATGATATACTTAGGGGTTTTGACCTTTATGTTATCAATGGCAATCATTATGTGATCAATAAAAATGAATTAAAATACGAGCTCTTTTCCTTCAAAAAAACCTTCAATTTTATTCCACTTGACCAGTTTAAGGTTTTACCTGTAAAAGTCTTTATAAAAGTCTTTGCCGATCTGGGTTATGTCGATAACCGCAATACCAGAGATTTGAATGCCCGTTTCTCTAATACATTTTTGAGTGGCTATGGAATTGGTATTGATGTTGCCACTTTTTACGATCTTGTGTTCAGAACCGAATATGCCATTAGCCAGGAAGGGGAAACTAACCTTTTCCTTAATCTTCAGGCAGCATTCTGA
- a CDS encoding prolipoprotein diacylglyceryl transferase — MLQFILWDVSPQIFQAGGFELRWYGLLFATGFLIGQQILSKWYKKEGKNVKDVEAITIYTVVATVIGARLGHCLFYEPEFYLSNPLEILKVWKGGLASHGAAIGILIGLYLYAKSRADQTYLYVLDRVVILVALGGGFIRMGNLMNSEIIGKQSDVPWALVYSHSAEYKLENYFENFINNAELDRIDSEIARENGLLQLRLDFKDTINQEYATYFATSEMEEALNRYEALAKFIALDSDANPPLLAGNNRTIVFAVKAIPRHPTQVYESLSYFLIAAFLFFAFYKPAEGKPVEGKIFSMFLILLFGIRIVHEFFKENQVDFEEGLQLNLGQSLSIPLVLAGVILYIYVIRKDKRKTE, encoded by the coding sequence ATGCTTCAATTTATTCTTTGGGACGTCAGTCCGCAAATATTTCAGGCAGGGGGATTCGAACTGCGTTGGTATGGACTTCTTTTTGCAACAGGTTTTCTGATTGGTCAGCAAATACTCAGCAAGTGGTATAAAAAAGAAGGTAAAAATGTAAAGGATGTTGAGGCTATTACCATTTACACGGTAGTGGCTACGGTGATTGGCGCACGATTGGGGCATTGTCTTTTTTACGAACCTGAATTTTATCTTTCCAATCCTTTGGAAATACTTAAAGTATGGAAAGGTGGTCTCGCCAGCCATGGTGCAGCCATAGGAATTTTAATTGGATTGTATCTGTATGCCAAAAGTCGTGCCGACCAAACTTATTTATACGTTCTCGACAGGGTTGTTATCCTTGTTGCTCTTGGTGGTGGATTTATCCGAATGGGCAATCTTATGAATTCAGAAATTATAGGAAAACAATCGGATGTTCCATGGGCTTTGGTATATTCTCATAGTGCTGAATACAAACTTGAAAACTATTTTGAAAATTTTATCAACAATGCCGAATTAGATCGTATCGACAGTGAAATTGCCAGAGAAAATGGCTTATTACAATTGCGCTTGGATTTTAAGGATACCATTAATCAGGAATACGCCACTTATTTTGCGACATCCGAGATGGAAGAGGCGCTCAATAGGTACGAAGCGCTCGCCAAATTTATTGCACTCGATTCCGATGCCAATCCTCCCCTACTGGCCGGCAATAATCGCACTATTGTTTTTGCTGTTAAAGCTATTCCAAGACATCCTACTCAGGTTTATGAGAGTTTATCTTATTTCCTGATCGCCGCCTTTCTATTCTTTGCATTTTACAAACCGGCAGAAGGGAAACCGGTTGAGGGGAAAATTTTTTCCATGTTCTTAATACTCCTTTTTGGAATTAGAATTGTCCATGAATTTTTTAAAGAGAATCAAGTTGATTTTGAAGAAGGATTGCAACTTAATCTTGGACAATCATTGAGTATTCCACTCGTTCTAGCTGGGGTAATTCTTTACATATATGTAATTAGAAAGGATAAGAGAAAGACCGAATAA
- the nadE gene encoding NAD(+) synthase gives MLKIAAASLSQTPIAWTKNIDNISKACDEARNQGADILCLPELCLTGYSCEDMFFSDWLSKEALEKLKICIPLSKGLLLNIGLPIRFNNKLYNCNAILEDAKLKGFVAKQLLANGGVYYEPRWFESWPASHLDQIEWEGRTYPIGEYSFDFKGKKIAMEICEDAWQEEHRPGHRYAEQKVDIILNPSASHFALNKTLDRQKLVQTSSSNFNCIYVYANLLGNDSGRLVFDGEVIIAEKGDIKVRNKLLPFSDVNLLVYTGQKEELPPSESDNNYLFPKSVALALYDYLRKSNANGFVLSLSGGADSSSCALLVAHMVRRAMQDIGEKEFIDQLPNISWQLPNDFYELPKEKIEKIIIHNLLTVVFQSSVNSSEKTFEAAKYLADSLGAKFYHWSIQEEVDSYTKKIEKTIGRTLNWEDDDLSLQNIQARSRSPIIWMLANLKNALLLTTSNRSEGDVGYTTMDGDTSGSIAPIAGVAKSFLLQWLIWAEPNLNFPGLSKINQLKPTAELRPSHHEQTDESDLMPYSILHQIEILAIRDRLKPIEVYTKMQGKTSYSNKEMKDWVIKFFKLWSRNQWKRERIAPTFHIDDFNVDPKTWCRFPILSGGFEEELKDLENIS, from the coding sequence ATGCTAAAAATAGCAGCTGCATCTTTAAGCCAGACACCAATTGCCTGGACTAAAAACATCGACAACATAAGCAAAGCCTGCGACGAAGCCAGAAATCAAGGCGCAGATATTCTTTGCCTTCCCGAATTATGTTTGACAGGATATAGTTGTGAGGATATGTTTTTCAGCGACTGGTTGTCAAAGGAAGCGCTTGAGAAATTAAAAATATGCATTCCCTTATCTAAAGGCCTACTGCTTAATATTGGTCTTCCGATTCGTTTTAATAACAAATTGTACAATTGCAATGCCATCCTTGAAGATGCCAAACTCAAAGGTTTTGTGGCCAAACAATTACTCGCCAATGGTGGTGTTTATTATGAACCGAGATGGTTTGAATCCTGGCCGGCAAGTCATTTGGATCAAATTGAATGGGAGGGCCGTACATACCCTATTGGTGAATATTCATTTGATTTTAAAGGCAAAAAGATTGCCATGGAAATTTGTGAAGATGCCTGGCAGGAAGAACATCGTCCCGGACATCGCTATGCCGAACAAAAAGTGGATATAATACTAAATCCAAGTGCCAGCCATTTCGCATTGAATAAAACCTTGGATCGGCAAAAGCTCGTTCAAACGAGCTCAAGCAATTTTAATTGCATATACGTGTATGCAAATTTACTTGGAAATGATTCGGGTCGACTTGTATTTGACGGAGAAGTAATTATCGCGGAAAAAGGCGATATCAAAGTGAGAAATAAATTGCTTCCTTTTTCAGATGTAAATCTCCTGGTCTACACGGGACAAAAAGAAGAACTTCCACCTTCGGAAAGCGATAATAATTATTTGTTCCCAAAATCAGTAGCCCTCGCCCTATACGATTATCTGCGAAAAAGCAATGCCAATGGTTTTGTACTAAGTTTAAGTGGAGGTGCCGATTCCTCTTCTTGTGCATTATTGGTAGCGCACATGGTGAGAAGAGCCATGCAAGATATAGGTGAAAAAGAATTCATTGATCAACTCCCAAATATATCATGGCAATTGCCCAATGATTTTTACGAGCTGCCTAAAGAAAAAATTGAAAAAATAATTATCCATAACTTATTGACAGTGGTATTTCAGTCTTCTGTGAATTCATCGGAAAAAACATTTGAAGCTGCAAAATACCTCGCTGATAGCCTTGGAGCGAAGTTTTACCATTGGAGTATTCAGGAAGAGGTGGATTCATATACCAAAAAAATTGAAAAGACGATAGGTAGAACTTTAAACTGGGAGGATGATGATTTGAGCTTACAAAATATTCAGGCGCGTTCGCGTTCACCCATCATTTGGATGCTGGCCAATTTAAAAAATGCACTTTTATTGACCACATCTAATAGAAGCGAAGGTGATGTGGGTTACACCACAATGGATGGGGATACTTCAGGAAGTATAGCACCAATCGCAGGTGTGGCCAAATCATTTTTACTTCAATGGCTTATTTGGGCAGAGCCCAATCTGAATTTCCCCGGACTTTCAAAAATCAACCAATTAAAACCAACTGCCGAATTGCGTCCTTCGCATCATGAACAAACCGATGAAAGCGATCTTATGCCCTATTCGATTTTACATCAAATTGAAATTTTGGCAATCAGAGACCGACTTAAGCCGATAGAAGTTTATACCAAAATGCAAGGGAAAACGTCGTATTCTAATAAAGAAATGAAAGACTGGGTCATTAAATTTTTTAAACTCTGGTCCAGAAATCAATGGAAAAGGGAAAGAATTGCGCCGACTTTTCATATTGATGACTTTAATGTTGATCCCAAAACCTGGTGTCGTTTTCCAATTCTATCGGGTGGCTTTGAAGAAGAGTTGAAAGATCTGGAAAATATCAGTTAA
- the rnc gene encoding ribonuclease III, with protein MPKKLALFKKLSRREKLIKQSIKSITGDKPGNLSLYELALRHSSIAPTNSEGFKESNERLEYLGDAILGAVVADFLFKKYPFKDEGFLTEIRARIVNREMLKSVAFNIGLQNLIEVDKRLKRHKSKKALMGDAMEAIIGAYYLDKGYRKCKKFIENKLLNHQINVDKIVKEGKNYKSTLIEWSQKENIEINFEIIEETGNSHNKEFTSAIFLDGEKVGEGSGKTKKKAEQAAALEVCKLKGFIN; from the coding sequence CTGCCAAAGAAATTGGCACTCTTCAAAAAACTCAGTCGAAGGGAAAAATTAATCAAACAAAGTATTAAGAGCATTACGGGTGACAAACCCGGTAATTTAAGCCTCTATGAGCTCGCATTGCGACATTCTTCTATTGCTCCAACCAATAGTGAAGGATTTAAAGAAAGTAATGAACGGCTGGAATATCTGGGTGATGCAATTCTTGGGGCAGTTGTTGCTGATTTTCTATTTAAAAAATATCCTTTCAAAGACGAGGGCTTTCTCACCGAAATCAGAGCCCGAATTGTAAATCGTGAAATGCTTAAAAGTGTCGCATTTAATATAGGTTTACAAAATCTGATTGAAGTTGATAAACGATTGAAAAGACATAAAAGTAAAAAAGCTTTAATGGGCGATGCCATGGAAGCGATTATTGGTGCATATTATCTCGACAAAGGCTACAGAAAGTGTAAAAAATTCATTGAAAATAAACTATTGAATCATCAAATCAATGTAGATAAGATTGTTAAAGAAGGCAAGAATTATAAATCTACTTTGATAGAATGGTCTCAAAAAGAAAATATTGAAATTAACTTTGAAATAATTGAGGAGACCGGCAACAGCCATAATAAGGAATTTACATCTGCCATATTTTTGGATGGCGAAAAAGTTGGTGAAGGAAGCGGAAAAACCAAAAAGAAAGCAGAACAAGCAGCCGCACTGGAAGTTTGTAAATTGAAGGGCTTTATTAATTAA
- the fabF gene encoding beta-ketoacyl-ACP synthase II, translating to MELRRVVVTGLGALTPIGIGVDNYWKGLSNGVSGAAPITRFDAEKFKTRFACELKDYNSLDYFDRKEARKLDPYAQYAMTCADQAVEDSGLLGSSFDQDRVGVIWASGIGGLLTFQEEVMSFSQGDGTPRFNPFFIPKMIADIGAGQISIKYGFRGPNFATVSACASSTNALVDAFNYIRLGMADVFVSGGSEAAVTEAGVGGFNAMKALSERNDSPETASRPFDKDRDGFVLGEGAGALILEEYEHAKARGANIYAELIGGGMSADAYHITAPHPDGIGATNVMKNAIKDAKIKPEEVDYINVHGTSTPLGDISETKAIQAIFGEHAYNLNISSTKSMTGHLLGAAGAIEAIASVLAIKHQTVPPTINHFTDDEGLDPKLNFTFNKAQKRKVDVALSNTFGFGGHNTSLIFRKI from the coding sequence ATGGAGTTGAGGAGAGTTGTAGTAACGGGACTTGGTGCTTTGACACCTATTGGGATAGGTGTAGACAATTATTGGAAAGGTTTATCCAATGGTGTCAGTGGAGCAGCCCCGATTACCAGGTTCGATGCCGAAAAATTCAAAACCCGTTTTGCTTGTGAGTTGAAAGATTATAATTCGCTTGATTATTTCGATAGAAAGGAAGCGCGAAAATTAGATCCATATGCTCAATATGCAATGACTTGTGCCGATCAGGCTGTAGAGGATTCCGGCTTGCTGGGTTCGAGTTTTGATCAGGACAGAGTAGGTGTGATTTGGGCTTCGGGCATCGGTGGTTTACTTACATTCCAGGAGGAAGTCATGAGCTTTTCTCAGGGAGATGGTACTCCGAGATTTAACCCTTTCTTTATTCCAAAAATGATTGCAGACATTGGTGCAGGACAGATTTCCATTAAATATGGCTTTCGCGGTCCCAATTTTGCAACCGTTTCAGCATGCGCATCCTCAACCAATGCTCTCGTAGATGCTTTTAATTATATCCGTCTCGGAATGGCCGATGTCTTTGTTAGCGGTGGCTCAGAAGCTGCTGTTACTGAAGCCGGCGTTGGTGGGTTTAATGCCATGAAAGCTCTTTCCGAACGCAATGATTCGCCTGAAACCGCATCACGACCTTTTGATAAGGACAGGGATGGCTTTGTTTTGGGAGAAGGTGCAGGTGCATTGATTTTGGAAGAATACGAACATGCCAAAGCACGTGGTGCAAACATTTATGCCGAATTGATCGGTGGTGGCATGTCGGCAGATGCTTATCATATTACAGCACCACATCCCGATGGCATTGGTGCAACCAATGTGATGAAAAATGCCATTAAAGATGCCAAGATCAAACCGGAAGAAGTAGATTATATCAATGTGCACGGCACATCCACTCCTCTTGGAGATATTAGCGAGACCAAGGCCATACAGGCCATATTTGGTGAGCATGCCTACAATCTCAATATCAGTTCAACAAAATCCATGACCGGCCATTTATTAGGTGCAGCCGGAGCAATCGAGGCAATTGCCAGTGTTTTGGCAATTAAACACCAAACGGTCCCCCCAACCATCAATCATTTTACCGATGATGAGGGGCTTGATCCAAAACTAAATTTCACTTTTAATAAAGCTCAAAAAAGAAAAGTGGATGTAGCATTGAGTAATACATTTGGATTTGGCGGACACAACACCTCGCTTATTTTCAGAAAAATTTAA